CGCGGCGGCGACCGGCCCCGAACGGTGATCTGGGTGGGCGGGCGGGGTCCCGCCGAGACGGCCGGGGCGATGCTGGTCTCCACGCTCGCGGCTGCGGCCGCCGAGCCGATCGCACTCGCCAGGGAGGCACCGCCCTGGGTGGGTCCGCTTGACGTGCTCATTGTCGCCGGCGACGACCCCGGTGATCCCGCACTGGTCGCAGCGGCCGCGACCGGCGTGCGCCGAGGGGCGCGGGTCGTCGTCGTGGCCCCCTATGCGGGTCCGCTGCGCGACTCCACGGCCGGTCGAGTCGCGGTGCTGGAACCACGACTACGCGTTCCCGACGAGTTCGGGTTGTGTCGCTACCTGGCCGCGGGCCTGGCCGCGCTGAGCACCGTGGACCCCAGGTTGCAGATCGACCTGGTATCGCTGGCCGACGAGCTCGATGCCGAGACGCTGCACAACAGCGCCGCCCGCGAGGTGTTCACCAACCCGGCCAAGACGCTTGCCGCGCGCGTAGCGGGACGCCGGGTTGCGCTGACCGGTGACAACTCCGCCACCCTGGCCCTGGCCCGCCACGGCAGCTCGGTGCTGCTGCGGATCGCGCAGCAGGTGGCCGCGGCCGCCTGGCTGGCCGACGCGGTGGTGGCGCTGCGGGCCGGCACTGCCGGCTATTCGGGGGATGCCTTGTTCCACGACGAGCAGATCGACGGCCCGCTGCCCGAGCGGATGCGGGTGCTGGCGCTGACGCTGGCCGGGGAGCGGACGGTGGTCGGAGCCCGGATCGCCGGGCTGGACGACATCTACCTGGTCACGGCTGAGGACGCGACGCAGGACCCCGTCACGGCCGGATCGGATGGCCTGCTGATACCGGCCGAGGCTCAACGTCCCGAACAGCAACTGGCAATATTGGCCGTTCGGCTGGAGATGGCTGCGGTGTATTTGCGACTGGTGCGGGGATAGATACAAGGTGGAATTACTACGGGGAGCGTTACGGACATACGCCTGGGGATCGCGTACCGCTATCGCCGAGTTCACTGGGCGGCCGGTGCCGGCCGCCCACCCCGAAGCCGAACTCTGGTTTGGTGCGCACCCGGGTGACCCCGCCTGGCTGGAAACCGACAAAGGCGAAACCTCGTTGCTGGAAGCGCTGAGCGCCGATCCGGAGGGACAGCTCGGTCACGGGTCGCGGGCCCGGTTCGGCGATATGCTGCCGTTCCTGGTGAAGGTCCTGGCCGCCGACGAGCCGTTGTCGCTGCAGGCCCACCCCAGCGCCGAGCAGGCTATCGAGGGTTATCTACGGGAAGAACGGCTGGGCATTCCGGTGGCTTCGCCGGTGCGCAACTACCGCGACACCAGTCACAAGCCCGAGTTGCTGGTGGCGTTGCAGCCGTTCGAGGCGCTGGCCGGCTTCCGTCAGGCCGCCCGCACCCGCGAGCTGCTGCAAGCGCTGGCGGTGTCCGACCTCGACCCGTTCATCGACTTGCTCAGCGACCAATCCGACGCCGACGGCCTGCGTGCGTTGTTCACCACCTGGATCACCGCGCCCCAGCCCGACATCGACGTGCTGGTGCCCGCCGTGCTGGAGGGCGCCATTCACTACGTCAGCTCCGGCGCGGCGGAATTCGCCGCGGAAGTCAAGACGGTGCTGGAACTGGGCGAGCGTTACCCCGGCGACGCCGGGGTGCTCGCGGCGTTGTTGCTCAACCGGATCAGCCTTTCGCCGGGTGAGGCGATATTCCTGCCGGCCGGCAACTTGCACACCTATCTGCGTGGTTTCGCGCTCGAGGTAATGGCCAACTCCGACAACGTATTACGTGGCGGCCTGACCCCCAAGCACGTCGACGTGCCGGAGCTGCTGCGGGTGCTGGACTTCGCCCCGACAGCGGAGTCGGAACTGCGGCCGCCGATCCGGCGCGACGGGCTGGAGCTGGTTTACGACACCCCGGCCGAGGAGTTCGCGGTCGCGTTGCTGGCGCTCGACGCAGATCAGCTGGGCCACGAGATCGACGCACCCTGCAGCCATGAGGGCCCACAGATCTTGTTGTGCACCGAGGGTTCGACCATGATCCATGGAAAGTCGAAGTCGCTGACGCTCAAGCAGGGCATGGCTGCCTGGGTGGCCGCTGACGACGGCCCGATTCGGCTGCTCGCGCACGAGCCCACGAAACTGTTCAGGGCTACCGTAGGGCTGTGACGGCTTGCCGGCGGTCCGCGGCGGCTTGCCGGCGCTCGCCGAGCCACAGTCGCATGTTGTGGGCGATGGCCCGGCCGACGATCCGCGGCGGCGGAATCATGTACAGGCTGTCGAGCAACGAGAACCGGCGCAAAAACCATTCGGCCAGAACGGGATTCGTTTCGGCGGCGCCGAGGAATTGGTCGAACAACGCACCGGATGGCCGCCACCACCACGGGACCGGCCCGGTGACGCCGTGGTGGAAGGTGATGTCGCCGATGGCGTTCATCATCCACACCGGATACGTCGTCTTCCTGGTAAGCCGGGTGAATTCGGCGGCCAAATCCTTGCGGGGGTCTTTCCGGGTTGACTGAAGCGCCCGGCGCAGATTGCCGGCCTGCAGCGACGTCATCGTCATACCCTGCCCGAAGGTGGGGTTGAAGCTGGCCACGGCGTCGCCGAACGGGATGATGCCCGCCGGGAACCGCTCCAGCTTGTCGTAGCGACGCCACCTGCTGGCCGGGAAGGCATGCAGGACCGGGCTGCCCACGGGTTCGGCCTGGGCCAGGGCGGCGGTGAATCGGGCCGGCAGCAGCCGGTCGGCGAGGGCGCGCATCTCGGGGAAGGTCGACGGCGGCTTGGCATGGGCGACGCCGAAGGTGGTGATCACCCAGGTGCCGTCTTCGTAGCACAGCATGCCCAGGCCCAGCGACTGGTTATGTGAGGCGCCGGCGACCACCACCTTCTCCCGCAGCAGGCCCTCGGGGAGGCGGAACTGCTGGCTGGCGTAGTTGATGCCGATGTCCACGGTTTCCTCGGCCGGGCGCTGAAATCCCCACTGCGTCAACCAGACTGGTAGCCGGGTGCCCCGCCCGGCCGCGTCGACGACGACGTCGGCGGCCCGGAACTCGGGATCACCGTCGGCACCGTCGTCACGGGGAGCCAGCAGCAACCCGGTCACCCGCTGCCGGGCGGGCTCGAACCGTGGTTCGAGAACGAGTCGCTGCACGATCTCGACGTTGTCGATGTGGAGTACCCGCCGGCGCAGCTGCCATTCCAGATGCGGCCGGCTGGGCACGTAGGCGGTGAATTCTCTGCGCAGCGTGTGTGCTGTCCCCAGGACGTGGCCCGCGGCCCCGAAGTAGATGCAGTCCGGCCGGTTCTCCAGCATGGGCACACCGGCGGCGACCATGTCTTTCAACAGGCCGGGGAACAGGCCGTCGAATTCGCCTGCACCACGGGCCATCAGCATGTGCAGGTGCCGGTCTTGGGGAACGGTGGCGCGGTTGGCCGGCGTGTCCGGCAGCTCGTCGCGCTCGAAAACCGTCACCCGGCGGAAAAAATCCGAGAGCACCCGCGCCGCGCACAAGCCGGCGATGCTGGCCCCGATGACGACGGCGTGGTCTCTGGTGTTGGCCGTTGTCGACATGTTCCCCCGCATTCCCGCAGCGTACCGGTTAGCGCCGGCCAAGCCGGCGCTCGCGCAGCCACAGCCGCATGTTGTGCGCCACGGCGCGGCCGATGATCGGCGCCGACGGCACCGTGTACAGGCTGTCGAGGAGCGAGATACGGCGCAAAAACCATTCGGCCAGAACGGGATTGGTTTCAGCGGCACCGAGGAACTGGTCGTAGAGCGCGCCGACCGGCCGATACCAGCGCGGCATCGGCCCGTCGGCGTGTTGGAAGCAGCGGTCGGCGATCGCGTTCATCGTCCAGACCGGTCGGGTGATCTTGGCGGCGGCCCGGTTGAATTCGGTGGCCGGCTCGCCGGGTGCGGATTGCAGCGCCTGGCGCAGTTGGCCGGCCTGCAGTGCCGTCATCGTCATGCCCTGCCCGAAGGTGGGATTGAAGCTGGCGACGGCATCCCCGAACGGGATGATGCCGGCCGGGAAGCGACTCAGCTTGTCGTAGCGGCGCCATCTGCTGACCGGAAACGCGTGGAATGCCGGGCCGCCGACGGGTTCGGCTTGGGCCAGCGCATCGACGAAGCGGGTCGGCAGCAGCCGGTAGCCGAGCTCACGCATCTCCTCGAACGTCCCAGGCGGGGTGGCTTTGGCGACCCCGAACGTCGTCAAGATCCAGCTGCCGTCTTCGTAGCACAGCATGCCCAGGCCCAGCGATTGCCCCGGGCCGACACCGGTGACCACGATTTTCTCCCGGATAAGCCCGTCGGGAATGGTGAGCCGGTGGCTGGCATAGCCGATGCCGACGTCGACGGTGTCCTCGGCCGGGCGCTGATATCCCCACTGCGCCAACCACACCGGCAGTCGACTGCCGCGGCCGGCCGCATCGACGACGAGATCGGCCGCGACGAACTCCGGATCACCGGCGCCGGTCTCCAGCAACACACCGGTTACCCGGTCGCGTGCGCCGTCGAACTGCGGCCGGCTGACGTTGTGCTGCCGGATCTCGACGTTGCTGAGCGCCAGCACCCGTCGTCGCAGCTGCCACTCCAGATGGGGCCGGCTCGGCAGATAGGCGGTGAACTGCTGACGCAGTTGCCGGCCGATGCCCAGGACGTGGCCCACCGCGCCGAGGTAGATGCAGTCCGGGCGGTTGTCCAGCATCGGCACGCCGGCCGACGCCAGCTCCGCCAACAGGCCCGGGAACAGTGCCTCGAACTCGAGCGCGCCGCGGGCCATCAGCAGGTGCAGATGCCGGTCCTGGGGGACCGCGCCGCGATACGAGGGGGTGTCCGGCAGGTCGTCGCGCTCGAAGACGGTCACCGTGGCATAGAAGTCGGCGAGCGCGCGCGCTGCGCACAACCCGGCGACGCTGGCGCCGATGACGACCGCGTGGGCCCTGGGGTTTGCGGCGCTGTTTCGCAAGCTCGCCCTCATCCCCGGCAGCGTACCCAGTACTGTGCGGTCACAGCAGGAGACGAGAGGACACGCCATGGCCGGTCGATGGCGCACGAAGTCGGTAGAGCAATCGATCGCCGACACCGACGAGCCGGACACTCGGCTGCGCAAGGACCTCACCTGGAGAGACCTGGTGGTCTTCGGTGTTTCGGTGGTGATCGGGGCCGGTATCTTCACGGTCACCGCCTCGACTGCCGGCGACATCACCGGCCCGGCCATCTGGGTGTCGTTTCTCATCGCCGCGGGCACCTGTGCGCTGGCGGCCCTGTGCTATGCCGAATTCGCCTCGACGCTGCCGGTGGCCGGCAGCGCATACACCTTCTCTTATGCGACATTCGGCGAGTTCCTGGCGTGGGTGATCGGCTGGAACCTGGTCCTGGAATTGGCGGTCGGCGCGGCCGTCGTCGCCAAAGGCTGGTCCAGCTATCTGGGCACCGTGTTCGGATTTGCCGGTGGCACAATCCATCTCGGACTGGTCAACTTCGACTGGGGTGCGTTGCTGATCGTCGCGGTGGTGGCGACGCTGGTTGCGCTGGGCACCAAGTTGTCGTCGAGGTTTTCTGCCGTGGTCACCACCATCAAGGTGTCGGTGGTGGTCTTCGTCGTGATAGTCGGCGCGTTCTACATCAAGGCCGCCAATTACTCGCCGTTCATTCCCGAACCGGAACCCGAACATCAGGGCAAGGGTGCCGACCAGTCTGTGCTGTCGTTGCTGACCGGAGCCCACGGCAGCCACTACGGCTGGTACGGCGTGCTGGCCGGGGCGTCGATCGTGTTCTTCGCGTTCATCGGCTTCGACATCGTGGCCACGATGGCCGAGGAGACCAAGCATCCGCAACGCGACGTCCCGCGGGGCATTCTGGCGTCGCTGGGCATCGTCACGCTGCTCTACGTCGCGGTGTCGGTGGTGTTGTCGGGCATGGTGTCCTACCGACAGCTGCGCACCGTGCCGGGCGCCGGCCAGGCGAACCTGGCCACCGCCTTCAAGGCCAACGGGGTTTACTGGGCCAGCGGCATCATCTCCGTCGGAGCACTCGCCGGGCTGACCACCGTGGTGATGGTGCTGATGCTCGGGCAGTGCCGGGTCCTGTTCGCGATGGCGCGCGACGGGCTGTTGCCACGCCAGCTGGCCAAGACCGGGTCGCGCGGCACGCCGGTGCGGATCACCGTGCTGGTCGCGGTGGTGGTGGCCGCGACGGCGTCGGTCTTTCCCATTATCAAGCTCGAAGAGATGGTCAACGTCGGCACCTTGTTCGCCTTCGTCCTGGTGTCCGGCGGTGTGATCATTCTGCGCCGCAAGCGGCCCGACCTGGAGCGCGGCTTCCGGGCGCCGTGGGTGCCGTGGCTTCCGATCGCCTCGCTGTGCGCGTGTCTGTGGTTGATGGTGAACCTGACCGCGCTGACCTGGATCCGGTTCGGTGTCTGGTTGGTGTTGGGCACCGCGATCTACGTGGGCTACGGGCACCGGCATTCGGTGCACGGAAACCGGGAGATGGCCAACGCGGCGCCTGACATGTAAAGCATTTTTGGAAACTTAGTGTACAAATCTGGATCTGGTGTCTAGACAGCAGACGTACAAGGCAGTAATGTCCAACCTCAAGCGTGGTGTGACTCACGAGGAGGTTTGGCATATGACCACACAGTTCAGTTCCGAGTTGACGCAAGCTCCCGAAGCGGAGTGGCGCGATAAGAAGCGCCACCTGTGGCTGATGGGATTGATCGCCCCGACGGCGTTGTTCGTGATGCTGCCGATCGTGTGGGGGCTGAACCAGCTCGGCTGGCACGCCGCGGCCCAGGCGCCACTGTGGATCGGACCGTTCCTGGTCTACATCCTGTTGCCGCTGCTGGACCTGCGCTTCGGACCCGACGGCCAGAACCCGCCCGACGAGGTGATGGAGCGGCTGGAAAATGACAAGTACTACCGCTACTGCACCTACATCTACGTCCCGTTCCAATACCTCAGCGTGGTGCTGGGCGCCTACCTGTTCACCGCCTCCGACCTCGGTTGGCTGGGCTTTGACGGCGGTTTGAGCTGGGCGGGCAAGATCGGGGTTGCCCTGTCGGTCGGTGTGCTCGGCGGCGTCGGCATCAACACCGCCCACGAGATGGGACACAAGAAGGAGTCGCTGGAACGCTGGTTGTCCAAGATCACCCTGGCCCAGACCTGCTACGGCCACTTCTACATCGAGCACAACCGCGGGCACCACGTGCGGGTCTCCACCCCGGAGGACCCGGCGTCGGCCCGCTTCGGGGAGACCTTCTGGGAATTCCTGCCGCGCAGCGTCATCGGCAGCCTCCGGTCCGCGGTCGGGCTGGAAGCCCAACGGA
The nucleotide sequence above comes from Mycobacterium pseudokansasii. Encoded proteins:
- the manA gene encoding mannose-6-phosphate isomerase, class I gives rise to the protein MELLRGALRTYAWGSRTAIAEFTGRPVPAAHPEAELWFGAHPGDPAWLETDKGETSLLEALSADPEGQLGHGSRARFGDMLPFLVKVLAADEPLSLQAHPSAEQAIEGYLREERLGIPVASPVRNYRDTSHKPELLVALQPFEALAGFRQAARTRELLQALAVSDLDPFIDLLSDQSDADGLRALFTTWITAPQPDIDVLVPAVLEGAIHYVSSGAAEFAAEVKTVLELGERYPGDAGVLAALLLNRISLSPGEAIFLPAGNLHTYLRGFALEVMANSDNVLRGGLTPKHVDVPELLRVLDFAPTAESELRPPIRRDGLELVYDTPAEEFAVALLALDADQLGHEIDAPCSHEGPQILLCTEGSTMIHGKSKSLTLKQGMAAWVAADDGPIRLLAHEPTKLFRATVGL
- a CDS encoding FAD-dependent oxidoreductase, translated to MRASLRNSAANPRAHAVVIGASVAGLCAARALADFYATVTVFERDDLPDTPSYRGAVPQDRHLHLLMARGALEFEALFPGLLAELASAGVPMLDNRPDCIYLGAVGHVLGIGRQLRQQFTAYLPSRPHLEWQLRRRVLALSNVEIRQHNVSRPQFDGARDRVTGVLLETGAGDPEFVAADLVVDAAGRGSRLPVWLAQWGYQRPAEDTVDVGIGYASHRLTIPDGLIREKIVVTGVGPGQSLGLGMLCYEDGSWILTTFGVAKATPPGTFEEMRELGYRLLPTRFVDALAQAEPVGGPAFHAFPVSRWRRYDKLSRFPAGIIPFGDAVASFNPTFGQGMTMTALQAGQLRQALQSAPGEPATEFNRAAAKITRPVWTMNAIADRCFQHADGPMPRWYRPVGALYDQFLGAAETNPVLAEWFLRRISLLDSLYTVPSAPIIGRAVAHNMRLWLRERRLGRR
- a CDS encoding alkane 1-monooxygenase, producing the protein MTTQFSSELTQAPEAEWRDKKRHLWLMGLIAPTALFVMLPIVWGLNQLGWHAAAQAPLWIGPFLVYILLPLLDLRFGPDGQNPPDEVMERLENDKYYRYCTYIYVPFQYLSVVLGAYLFTASDLGWLGFDGGLSWAGKIGVALSVGVLGGVGINTAHEMGHKKESLERWLSKITLAQTCYGHFYIEHNRGHHVRVSTPEDPASARFGETFWEFLPRSVIGSLRSAVGLEAQRIRRLGKSPWDPRTYLSNDVLNAWAMSVVLWGVLIAVFGVGLIPFVIIQAVFGFSLLEAVNYLEHYGLLRQKIGTASGKARYERCAPVHSWNSDHIVTNLFLYHLQRHSDHHANPTRRYQTLRSMDGAPNLPSGYASMISLTYFPPLWRKVMDHRVLEHYDGDITRVNLHPRVRAKMLARYGAVQGARQRDAA
- a CDS encoding amino acid permease; the encoded protein is MAGRWRTKSVEQSIADTDEPDTRLRKDLTWRDLVVFGVSVVIGAGIFTVTASTAGDITGPAIWVSFLIAAGTCALAALCYAEFASTLPVAGSAYTFSYATFGEFLAWVIGWNLVLELAVGAAVVAKGWSSYLGTVFGFAGGTIHLGLVNFDWGALLIVAVVATLVALGTKLSSRFSAVVTTIKVSVVVFVVIVGAFYIKAANYSPFIPEPEPEHQGKGADQSVLSLLTGAHGSHYGWYGVLAGASIVFFAFIGFDIVATMAEETKHPQRDVPRGILASLGIVTLLYVAVSVVLSGMVSYRQLRTVPGAGQANLATAFKANGVYWASGIISVGALAGLTTVVMVLMLGQCRVLFAMARDGLLPRQLAKTGSRGTPVRITVLVAVVVAATASVFPIIKLEEMVNVGTLFAFVLVSGGVIILRRKRPDLERGFRAPWVPWLPIASLCACLWLMVNLTALTWIRFGVWLVLGTAIYVGYGHRHSVHGNREMANAAPDM